The following are encoded together in the Syngnathus scovelli strain Florida chromosome 12, RoL_Ssco_1.2, whole genome shotgun sequence genome:
- the LOC137840829 gene encoding uncharacterized protein: MYLNPTCVFLLFGVCCCVPSMSVPSVPVVWFPPSLSGGSRLEEPEHFSQLEEAARTVAKATSNMAAVASRHSTDTDDDVLRKEMVSLLEPITLSGQHVLLAAQKLSIQPNLTAHKEELITAAQAVFLGVVKDVKGEPMDDRL; this comes from the exons atgtatttaaaccctACCTGTGTGTTCCTCCTTTTTGGTGTCTGCTGTTGTGTTCCGTCCATGtctgtgcccagtgttcctgtcgtCTGGTTTCCCCCCAGTCtgtctggaggctcacg CCTAGAGGAGCCCGAACACTTCAGCCAGTTGGAAGAAGCAGCTCGGACTGTAGCTAAAGCTACTAGCAATATGGCTGCAGTGGCTTCCAG ACATAGCACTGACACGGACGATGATGTGCTCCGAAAAGAAATGGTCTCCCTACTGGAGCCCATCACTTTGTCAGGCCAACATGTGCTCCTAGCGGCCCAGAAGCTCAGCATCCAGCCCAATTTGACTGCGCACAAAGAGGAACTCATCACTGCTGCACAAGCCGTTTTCCTAGGAGTAGTCAAA GACGTGAAAGGTGAACCTATGGATGATCGTTTATAG
- the LOC125978883 gene encoding uncharacterized protein → MTRESLRRVLTSDLHLYPYKIQIKQKLTDADKEKRVLLVHDDSVVREILAAAAQVSQDLSELASCSDLQSLVQVFQSFSDALLLLSRLTVERADSLKDPRQTQKLGYSLETLRRCIPMMHTASCTTIKHPMSKEAQAAKSYILDTVRSTVDDIVSTLKSQCQRGPFGDCGFYTEKRKYLSQLLEGWSNSSLLPGRDLDILVRDLVFHCMTVANCSQTEFQQQVVLHSRHVLHLWSDIKLILKSPENHEGHFQNICASLEELLEDLDRVMMAAILHRLLDTCLVAASAFEELSQLVSQTLIADSSIETDVSFLQSQVEEFISSLDRLIQVASFFSAAAKDAKSLENVENSRMCLTRLRAQIAPLSLELVDNSVQTLRKLQEMFPIWEEVMKDLQDALSDVMDVKEFTSLAINEITNDRGGCDAAYRQQSYELFSQHATDLRRHMQLVTYSVRMYLDHSEDPIYRNGLLVLLKQAQLCQSKMNQSVTDMLLGRTLNVEHYSTFSDNASAVIHHFKVLREGLDGHHHPHLLSPLREGARQSDLSEDESCDLNEDRGLRSLDSSILDVIETETENEEESDGECVELELSAKYDHESDIDDSLEKPKMTQMTFDFELLPLLQEVMIVTKEKDVAVLSRVCTGVLELSNCYSQATREALAIVDDASCKNLERFRAELVSLTPLLVQTAQETAMSSSLGTENICRLCTRFSDLIANIRKVLLPGSQPWYHVIYTELRRAQVTKTTDVKQQLSEVMNRCADIVQVLTSSHVTPQSENQETMTLLHNKLHKAQNNTRHLMEFTTSSDGQLDQLEGLCIHWGLSICILFNSLDRILGTSGAMSQHSPQKQLLILLEGSLRIQEAAWLTSLTCKSHFKSKELTAYRSELKTLTERYLQATEDLAVPPSIMHLAKPELLRRNLIIKMKELAGLLSKANEYYDTPLHNVVSIAHLAAKQTEKNKSDDAQQRLKHSVSLLLENVKDATKKAEESFVYMRDTPERANLRSINTHLSFVMSDIISMVRLMAQTSSVNDIFNLEVKIQCWSAEAHYLVEEISKQDGINQEVKDNIRAGLQGMTSDGCIQNVPMTCDGKRYKETKKASWHICEDAVKSKVSAWNKDGLTNTVKDVTSGSKDASSLTSTSFLLRQESASWDPKDNKIVQETRKMADTLYHMTQYLRNRGPILNKEAFVCAAKDVMTSGQTVTKFIQVIANHCLDAQCALDLSLIVEQILTITNQLSILSSVNSVTPGCKSSDEILVKNTQNLLHTVLKGVHAAETSCITGLKQPEPNSDGAEATALCFQWKKNLEIHRAQQTSNPKTDELGLRRISSQSVIPSLASPVQDGSNLMLQWRGYNNRPQYLL, encoded by the exons ATGACAAGGGAGTCACTGCGGCGTGTTCTTACGTCTGATCTGCACCTATACCCATACAAGATCCAAATAAAGCAAAAACTAACTGATGCTGACAAGGAAAAGCGa GTTCTCCTAGTGCATGATGACTCTGTGGTGAGAGAAATCCTTGCAGCTGCCGCTCAAGTGTCCCAGGATCTCTCTGAGCTCGCCTCCTGTTCAGACCTCCAGTCCCTGGTCCAAGTCTTTCAGTCGTTCTCTGATGCCTTGCTCCTCCTCAGCCGCCTGACCGTGGAGAGAGCAGATTCCTTAAAGGACCCCCGGCAGACCCAAAAACTTGGATACTCCTTGGAGACCCTAAGGAGGTGCATCCCCATGATGCACACCGCTAGCTGCACCACTATCAAGCACCCAATGAGCAAGGAAGCCCAAGCTGCAAAGAGCTACATACTTGACACGGTGAGAAGCACAGTGGACGACATTGTGAGTACCCTAAAAAGCCAATGTCAAAGAGGACCTTTTGGAGATTGTGGGTTTTATACCGAGAAGAGGAAATATTTGTCACAGCTACTGGAAGGTTGGTCTAACTCGTCGTTGTTACCAGGTCGTGACTTGGACATTCTGGTTCGAGATCTTGTCTTTCACTGCATGACTGTGGCCAACTGTTCTCAAACAGAATTCCAGCAACAAGTAGTGCTCCACAGTCGACATGTTCTCCACTTGTGGTCTGACATAAAACTGATCTTAAAGTCCCCGGAGAATCACGAGGGGCATTTTCAAAACATCTGCGCTTCGTTAGAGGAGCTCCTAGAAGATCTCGATAGAGTAATGATGGCAGCCATTCTTCATCGactgttagacacatgtttggtTGCAGCATCTGCGTTTGAAGAACTTTCACAGTTGGTGAGTCAAACTCTGATTGCAGATTCCTCCATAGAAACCGACGTGAGCTTTCTTCAGTCCCAAGTGGAAGAGTTCATCTCCTCCTTGGATAGACTCATCCAAGTTGCCAGCTTTTTTTCTGCCGCAGCCAAAGATGCAAAGAGCTTAGAGAATGTGGAGAACTCCCGAATGTGTCTTACCAGACTCCGAGCTCAGATTGCTCCTCTGTCTCTGGAACTGGTTGACAACTCTGTGCAGACGCTTCGAAAGCTTCAAGAAATGTTTCCCATATGGGAAGAAGTGATGAAAGATCTCCAGGATGCTCTCAGTGACGTGATGGATGTCAAGGAGTTTACGAGTCTCGCCATTAACGAGATAACAAATGACCGCGGTGGTTGTGACGCCGCATACAGACAGCAAAGCTACGAACTCTTTAGTCAACATGCGACCGACCTAAGACGTCACATGCAGCTGGTGACGTACTCGGTCAGGATGTACTTGGACCACAGCGAGGACCCCATCTACAGAAACGGTCTCCTGGTACTGCTGAAACAAGCTCAGCTTtgtcaaagcaaaatgaaccaaTCGGTCACTGACATGCTTTTGGGTCGCACTTTGAATGTGGAGCACTATTCGACCTTTTCTGACAATGCGTCTGCTGTTATTCATCACTTTAAAGTCCTCAGAGAGGGACTGGATGGTCACCATCATCCACATCTACTCAGTCCTCTGCGGGAGGGCGCCCGTCAGTCAGATCTTTCCGAAGACGAGTCTTGTGATCTGAATGAGGATCGTGGGCTGAGAAGTTTGGATTCCTCCATCCTGGATGTGATTGAAACAGAAACAGAAAATGAGGAGGAATCCGATGGAGAATGCGTGGAATTGGAGCTTTCTGCTAAATATGATCATGAGTCAGACATAGATGATTCCTTAGAGAAACCCAAAATGACCCagatgacttttgactttgaacttTTACCCCTCTTACAAGAAGTCATGATTGTGACCAAAGAAAAAGATGTTGCAGTCCTCAGTCGAGTGTGCACTGGTGTTCTTGAGCTCTCAAACTGCTATTCCCAAGCAACGAGAGAAGCTTTAGCCATCGTAGATGACGCCAGCTGTAAGAATTTGGAACGCTTTCGAGCTGAACTGGTGTCACTGACACCCTTGCTGGTCCAGACGGCTCAAGAGACGGCAATGAGCTCGTCGCTAGGCACAGAAAACATCTGCAGACTCTGTACTCGGTTTTCTGACCTCATTGCCAACATTCGAAAAGTTCTGCTGCCAGGAAGCCAACCTTGGTATCACGTCATTTACACCGAGCTGAGGCGAGCTCAAGTAACTAAGACAACGGACGTGAAACAGCAGCTCAGTGAAGTGATGAACCGGTGCGCTGACATCGTGCAGGTGCTCACGTCTTCACATGTGACCCCTCAAAGCGAAAACCAGGAGACCATGACTCTTTTGCACAACAAACTGCATAAAGCCCAAAACAACACAAGGCATCTGATGGAGTTTACAACCTCATCTGATGGTCAGCTGGATCAGCTCGAGGGTCTGTGCATCCACTGGGGTCTCTCCATTTGCATTTTGTTCAATTCTCTGGATAGGATTTTGGGAACGTCTGGCGCTATGAGCCAACACTCTCCTCAAAAGCAACTTCTCATCTTATTGGAAGGCTCGCTGAGAATCCAGGAAGCTGCATGGCTCACCAGTCTAACTTGTAAAAGTCATTTTAAATCAAAAGAGTTGACAGCTTACCGGAGTGAGTTGAAGACGCTGACTGAGCGCTACCTTCAAGCAACGGAGGACCTCGCCGTACCGCCAAGTATCATGCACCTGGCAAAGCCAGAGCTTCTTCGAAGGAACCTCATTATTAAGATGAAAGAGCTCGCTGGGCTTTTGAGTAAAGCAAATGAATATTATGACACTCCACTCCACAATGTTGTCAGCATTGCTCATTTGGCAGCAAAGCAAACTGAGAAGAACAAATCAGATGACGCACAACAAAGACTTAAACATTCTGTTAGTTTACTCCTTGAGAATGTAAAAGATGCCACCAAAAAAGCGGAAGAGAGCTTCGTCTACATGCGGGATACACCAGAACGTGCCAACCTGCGCTCCATTAACACACATTTGTCATTTGTGATGTCTGACATCATCAGCATGGTGCGTCTCATGGCACAAACAAGCTCAGTCAATGACATATTCAACCTGGAGGTGAAGATTCAGTGCTGGTCAGCAGAAGCTCACTATCTGGTAGAGGAGATCAGTAAGCAAGATGGAATCAACCAAGAAGTAAAGGACAATATCAGAGCAGGCCTTCAGGGCATGACATCAGATGGATGCATTCAGAATGTCCCTATGACATGTGATGGAAAGAGatataaagaaacaaaaaaagcatcttGGCATATATGTGAAGATGCTGTAAAATCAAAAGTGTCAGCTTGGAATAAAGATGGACTCACAAATACAGTAAAGGAT GTTACGTCTGGCTCCAAAGATGCATCCTCTCTGACCTCCACCTCCTTTTTGCTGAGACAAGAAAGTGCCAGTTGGGATCCAAAAGACAACAAGATAGTCCAGGAGACCAGGAAGATGGCGGACACACTGTACCACATGACCCAATACTTGAGGAATAGAGGCCCAATACTG AACAAAGAAGCGTTTGTGTGTGCAGCCAAAGATGTGATGACAAGTGGCCAAACGGTGACCAAGTTTATTCAAGTCATAGCTAACCACTGCCTGGATGCACAGTGTGCGCTTGACCTTTCCCTTATAGTGGAACAGATTCTCACCATCACCAACCAGCTTAGCATCCTTTCCAG TGTCAATTCTGTAACACCTGGCTGTAAATCATCTGATGAGATCCTGGTGAAGAACACACAGAACCTCCTCCACACAGTTCTTAAAGGGGTTCATGCAGCAGAGACCTCCTGCATCACA GGTTTAAAGCAGCCGGAGCCCAATTCAGATGGAGCCGAAGCGACTGCCTTGTGTTTCCAATGGAAGAAGAACCTGGAGATCCACCGAGCCCAGCAGACCTCCAACCCCAAAACGGATGAGCTGGGTTTGAGGAGGATTTCATCACAATCCGTCATACCAAGTCTGGCATCTCCAGTACAAGACGGCTCCAACTTGATGCTTCAATGGAGAGGTTACAATAATAGACCACAATATTTGCTTTAA